Genomic segment of Myxococcus stipitatus:
GTGGACATCACGCTCTACGGCAAGGGCGGGCACGGCGCGTATCCGCACACCACGGTGGACCCCATCGTCATGGCGGCGCGCACGGTGCTCTCGCTCCAGACCCTGGTCAGCCGCGAGAAACATCCGCTGGAGCCCGGCGTGGTGACGGTGGGCTCCATCCAAGGCGGCACCAAGCACAACATCATCCCGGATGAAGTCCGGCTCCAGCTCACCGTCCGCTCGTACAAGCCGGAGGTGCGCAAGGCCCTGCTCGCGGGCATCGAGCGCATCGTGAAGGCGGAGGCCCTGGTCTCGGGTGCGACGCGGCCTCCCGACATCGCCGTCACCGAGGGCACCCCCGCGACCTACAACGACCCGGCGCTCACGCGCAGGCTCACCGCGTCCCTGATTCGCACGCTGGGCGAGAAGAACGTGGGCGAGGCCCAGCCCGTGATGGGCGGCGAGGACTTCTCCGAGTATGGCCGCGCGGGAGTCCCGGCCGTGATGCTGTGGCTCGGCGCGGTGGAGCCAGGACGCTTCCAGCAGTCCCGCTCGGGGGGTGAGCCGCTGCCGTCGCTCCACTCCTCCGGCTTCATTCCCGACCGCGAACGCACCCTGCGCACGGGTGTCACGGCCTTGACCTCTTCCGCGCTGGAGCTGTTGAGCAAGCCCTGAGTCGCCTTGGTAGAACGGCGGAATGCGCCCAGCCTTCCGCCCCGTTCGCTCGCTGCTCCTCACCGCCTGCGGGTTCCTCAGCGCCTGCGCCCACCAGCAGGCCCCAGCGACGCCTCCGGCGGAGTCCTCGCCGGCGAGCGTCCGGGCACCCGAGAAGTTCCCGGAGCTGGTGGACGCCATCTTCGCCGCGTCGTTCGACTTCTCTCCGTCCAGCGGCACCTCGGTGGGCCTGCACGAGTACGACACCCGACTGGAGGACTGGAGCCGGCCGCGCATCGAGGCCCGCATCGCCGAGCTGGACACGCTGCTCTCCCGGCTGCGCGCGGTGGACCCGGGCTCGCTGTCGTTCGACGACGCCATCGACGGGTCCGCGCTGGAGAGCCAGCTCCTCGCGGAGCAGTTCGAGCTGAAGGTCCTGCGAGGCTGGGAGCACAACCCCATGCAGTACGCGGGGCTTCCAGGGGGCGCCATCGACGGGCTGATGAAGCGCGACTTCGCCCCCAAGGCGGAGCGGCTGCGCTCGGTGATTGCGCGGCTGAAGGCCGTGCCGTCCGTCTTCGCCGCGGGCAAGGCCAACGTCCAGACCCCACCGCGCGAGTTCACCGACCTGGCCATCCGCATGGCGAAGGGCTCCGTGGGCTTCTTCGAGGGCTCGGTGACGACGTGGGCCAAGGACGCGGCGGGCGGCGACACCGCGCTGCTCGCCGAGTTCACCTCCGCCAACGCGGCGGCGGTGGCCTCGGTGCGGGACTTCGCGCGATGGCTGGAGGTGGACCTGCTGCCGCGCTCCACGGGGAAGTACGCGCTGGGCGAGGAGCACTTCCTCACCAAGCTGCGCTACGAGGAGATGATCGACCTGCCGCTTCCGGAGCTGCTCGCGCTCGGCGAGGCCAACCTCGAGAAGGACTTCCAGGACTTCGTCGCCACCGCGAAGCGCATCAACCCGCGCCTCTCCCCTGCCCAGGTGATGGCGAAGCTGGAGGAGGACCACCCGACGGCCGAGGACCTCATCCCCTCGGTGCGCCGCTCGGTGGAGAGCGTGCGCCAGTTCCTCATCGACAAGGACCTGGTCACCATTCCCTCGGAGGTGCGCCCGCGCGTGGAGGAGACGCCGCCGTATGCGCGCTCCGGCTCGTTCGCGTCCATGGACACGCCGGGGCCCTACGAGACGAAGGCCACCGAGGCGTTCTACTACGTCACGCCCGTGGAGCCGGACTGGGATGCGAAGCACAAGGAGGAGCACCTGCGCCTCTACAACGCGCCCGTCGTGTCGGTCATCAACGTCCACGAGGTCTGGCCCGGGCACTACCTCCAGTTCCTCTACGCGCCCCGCTTCCCCACCCAGGTCCGCAAGCTCATCTCCGTGGGCAGCAACGCCGAGGGCTGGGCGCACTACACCGAGCAGATGATGCTGGACCAGGGCTTCGGCGGTGGTGACCCCAAGGTGCGCCTGGCCCAGCTCTCCGAGGCCCTGCTGCGCGACTGCCGCTATGTCGCGGGCATCAAGCTGCACACCGCCGGCTGGACGGTGGAGGACGCCGCGCGGCTGTTCCGCGAGAAGTGCTTCCAGCAGCCGGCCAATGCCTTCGAGGAAGCGCGGCGCGGCGCCTACAACCCCACGTACCTCTACTACACGTTCGGCAAGCTGGAGGTGCTGCGGCTGGCGAAGGACTTCCAGCGCGCGAAGGGACAGAGCCTCAAGCAGTTCCACGACGCCTTCGTCTCGCAGGGGAGCCTGCCGCTGCCCCTGGTGCGGCGACTGCTGCTGCGCTGAAGCCGGCGGGCCTGGGCGTCAGTGCCCGGCGCCTTCACACATGCAGCCGCGCACGTAGGCCCAGTCGCGGCGGACGGTGGCGGGCGCCACGCCCAGCACCGCGGCCGTCTCGTGGATGCTCAGCCCCGCGAAGTAGCGCAGCTCCACCGTGCGGGCGAGGCGCGGCTTGAAGGACTCCAGCGAGACCAGCATCCGCTCCAGGTCCAGCACGTCGACATCCACGCCCACCGGGGAGTCGGGGACCTCGTCGCGCAGCCGCAGCGACTCACGCTGCGCCTCCCTGCGTCGGGCATCCCGCCCACGCACCCCGTCCACGAGCACACGCCGCATCGCCTGGGCCCCCGCGCCCAGGAACTGCCTGCGCTGGTCCACGTCCGTCACATGCCCGGCCAGCCGAAGCCACATGTCTCGCAACAACAACATGGGCCGGACGGTGGGACACGGCGTCCCACTGCTCATGGCCGCATGCGTCATCTCGCGAAGCTCGTGGTACGTCACCCGCCGCAGGTTGTCTCGAGCCTCCGAGCTCCCGTTGCGAGCACCTTCCAGCAGAGAGGCCATCTCCGGCATGCCCATCGTGTCCTCCTGGGTCTCACATCCCATCGAGTCACTTCGCCGCGCCTGCCAAGAAGTCGAACGACCTCCGCCGTAGATCTTGAGAACAAAGAATTGTTTTTCGTGAATGCCGACAATTCCCTGCTGGGTAGGATTTTCCCGCCTGTACGTGGAAGGTCGACATGCGCCGCGCGGATATCCACCGTGCGGGCTTGATTCCGTGTGTCGAGGACCCGACGTCAGGCGACGGGGAGCCAGAGCACGAAGCGGGCACCGCCCTCGCGGACGCGCTCATGACGCAGGTCGGCACGCATGCCGCGCGCGAGCCTGCGGCAGAGGGCCAGCCCCAGCCCCACGCCCGGCGCGGACTTCGCCGCGGCCTGCACGGACTTGGAGAAGGGCTCGAAGAGCTTGCGCGCCGTCGCGGCGTCGACCCCGGGCCCGTGGTCCCTCACTGACAGCCCCACCCGCGAGCCTCGCCGCTCGAGCTCGATGTGGATGCGCGGGTCCTCGGTGCTCACCCCATACTTCGACGCGTTGTCCACGAGGTTGAAGAGGACCTGCTCCACCGCCGAGGGGTCCGTCATCACCACCACGTCGCGCGGGACGTCGACACACAGCGACAAGCCGGCCTGGAGCGCGCGCTGAGACAGCCGCTCCTCCATGCGAGACAGCAACGCGCCCACCGATACCCGCTCCAGCCTCGCGGGCGTGCGCCCCCGCTCGATGCGGGCATAGGACAACACGTTCTCCACCAGGTGGCTCAGCCGCTCCGCTTCGCGGTGGAGGATGTCGAAGTACTCCTGACGGCGCTGGGCATCCGGCACCATCCCCGCGGCGAGCATCTCCGTGTACATGCGGAACGTCGTCAGCGGCGTGCGCAGCTCGTGCGTCACCGCAGAGACGAACGCGCCCCGGCGCTCGCTCAAGGACATCACTCCGGCCAGCAGCGCCACCACCGCCACCGCGGCGAGCAGCACGCCGCTCCACGCCACCGTCAACACCGCGGGCAGCGACGACAGCGCCCCCGACGAGCCGCTCTCCCGAGGCACCGCGCCCGGCACCAGTCGCACCGGAAGGGCCGCCAGCATCCGCCCCTCGCCCGTCTCCGCCGTGGCGTCCTTCACGGGCTCCAGCGTCGCGCCGGGGAGCAGGTCCGCGACCCGCCCCTGGAGCCAGCGCTGGAGCCCGGGCCAGTCCAGCCAGCATCCCTGGATGAACTCCTCGCCGTTGACCTGCACGCGCCGCCCCAGGAAGAGCGCGTCCTCCACCCAGAGGGCCCGCATGTCCTCCGCCACCTCGGGCGAGGCCACCTTGGGGAAGATGTTCGACACGTTGTTGTAGCCGGCCAGGTTCTGGCTCGCGGCCTGCCGAGCACTGCGCGAGCGCGCATCGAACTCGCTCGCGTTCTTCGTCCACTGGAGCTCGTCGGGAATCCGCCTCCGCTCCTCGCGAGACGACCGCTGCTTCAGCTCCGAGGAGGCTTGCTTCACCAGGGCCTCCCGCACGGAGACGACCCGGAGCAGATGCGACACCTGCTCCAGCCGGTGCCGCAGCACCCGCTCGCCGACCTCGGGGTGAGGCACGCCCAGCAGGTCTCGCAGCGAGGGCTCCACCACCTGCGGCGAGGACACCTCTCCCGTGGGGGCCATCTGGAAATGGAGCAGGACATGCTCCGGCGGCCCCGACATCAAGGGCGAGGCCACCCACGCCCGTCCCTCCTGAAGCGGTTGGCGCTCCCCGTCCACCACGCCCCTCGCGGGGGACAGGGCCTCGTAGGCCCCCACCGCCACCGCGCTCTCCCTCGCCACCAGCGGCAGCAGCTCCGAGTCGAGCCGCCACAGCGCCAGTCGCACGTTCTCCTCACGCGCCGCGCTCTCGCGGGCCTGCCGGTCCGCGCGGTCCAATCGCAAGGCGAAGACGGACAGCCACACCACCCCGGCCAGCGCCAACAACAAGCAGGCGCTCACCGCGAGCCACACGCGCCACGAGCGAATCATCTCGCGCCGTCCG
This window contains:
- a CDS encoding DUF885 domain-containing protein — its product is MRPAFRPVRSLLLTACGFLSACAHQQAPATPPAESSPASVRAPEKFPELVDAIFAASFDFSPSSGTSVGLHEYDTRLEDWSRPRIEARIAELDTLLSRLRAVDPGSLSFDDAIDGSALESQLLAEQFELKVLRGWEHNPMQYAGLPGGAIDGLMKRDFAPKAERLRSVIARLKAVPSVFAAGKANVQTPPREFTDLAIRMAKGSVGFFEGSVTTWAKDAAGGDTALLAEFTSANAAAVASVRDFARWLEVDLLPRSTGKYALGEEHFLTKLRYEEMIDLPLPELLALGEANLEKDFQDFVATAKRINPRLSPAQVMAKLEEDHPTAEDLIPSVRRSVESVRQFLIDKDLVTIPSEVRPRVEETPPYARSGSFASMDTPGPYETKATEAFYYVTPVEPDWDAKHKEEHLRLYNAPVVSVINVHEVWPGHYLQFLYAPRFPTQVRKLISVGSNAEGWAHYTEQMMLDQGFGGGDPKVRLAQLSEALLRDCRYVAGIKLHTAGWTVEDAARLFREKCFQQPANAFEEARRGAYNPTYLYYTFGKLEVLRLAKDFQRAKGQSLKQFHDAFVSQGSLPLPLVRRLLLR
- a CDS encoding ECF-type sigma factor, with protein sequence MGCETQEDTMGMPEMASLLEGARNGSSEARDNLRRVTYHELREMTHAAMSSGTPCPTVRPMLLLRDMWLRLAGHVTDVDQRRQFLGAGAQAMRRVLVDGVRGRDARRREAQRESLRLRDEVPDSPVGVDVDVLDLERMLVSLESFKPRLARTVELRYFAGLSIHETAAVLGVAPATVRRDWAYVRGCMCEGAGH
- a CDS encoding HAMP domain-containing sensor histidine kinase; its protein translation is MIRSWRVWLAVSACLLLALAGVVWLSVFALRLDRADRQARESAAREENVRLALWRLDSELLPLVARESAVAVGAYEALSPARGVVDGERQPLQEGRAWVASPLMSGPPEHVLLHFQMAPTGEVSSPQVVEPSLRDLLGVPHPEVGERVLRHRLEQVSHLLRVVSVREALVKQASSELKQRSSREERRRIPDELQWTKNASEFDARSRSARQAASQNLAGYNNVSNIFPKVASPEVAEDMRALWVEDALFLGRRVQVNGEEFIQGCWLDWPGLQRWLQGRVADLLPGATLEPVKDATAETGEGRMLAALPVRLVPGAVPRESGSSGALSSLPAVLTVAWSGVLLAAVAVVALLAGVMSLSERRGAFVSAVTHELRTPLTTFRMYTEMLAAGMVPDAQRRQEYFDILHREAERLSHLVENVLSYARIERGRTPARLERVSVGALLSRMEERLSQRALQAGLSLCVDVPRDVVVMTDPSAVEQVLFNLVDNASKYGVSTEDPRIHIELERRGSRVGLSVRDHGPGVDAATARKLFEPFSKSVQAAAKSAPGVGLGLALCRRLARGMRADLRHERVREGGARFVLWLPVA